In one Zalophus californianus isolate mZalCal1 chromosome 10, mZalCal1.pri.v2, whole genome shotgun sequence genomic region, the following are encoded:
- the LOC113932105 gene encoding 10 kDa heat shock protein, mitochondrial-like: MELEFHGVTYPRTQGARPEPKADAQRLSHPGAPGQAFRKFLPLFDRVLVERSAAETVTKGGIMLPEKSQGTVLQATVVAVGSRSKGKGGEIQPVSVKVEDKVLPEYGGTKLVLDDKDYFLFRDGDILGKYVD, translated from the exons ATGGAACTCGAGTTCCATGGAGTAACGT atcccaggacccagggagcacgacctgagccgaaggcagacgctcaacgactgagccacccaggcgccccagggcaggCGTTTAGAAAGTTTCTTCCCCTCTTTGACCGAGTTTTAGTTGAAAGGAGTGCAGCTGAAACTGTAACCAAAGGAGGTATTAtgcttccagaaaaatctcaaggaaCAGTGTTGCAAGCAACAGTAGTAGCTGTTGGATCCCGCTCTAAAGGAAAGGGTGGGGAGATTCAACCAGTTAGCGTGAAAGTTGAAGATAAAGTTCTCCCAGAATATGGAGGTACCAAATTAGTTCTAGATGACaaggattatttcttatttagagaTGGTGACATTCTTGGAAAGTATGTGGACTGA